The genome window GGTAATCCCGTACGTTTTCGCCATGGTGGTCCACTGCATGATTTACCCCCTTCAATGAAATAATGAGAATATTCTTTCATTGCAATTTATCTCCGAAATCCGCTAAAACTAAAGTGAATCTTTGGTATGGGGTGCATAACAGATTGTGATACATCTCTCATGAGAGGTAAAATATGGAGTCGTTATACCTGAAAACATTCCTTGAAGTCGTACGCGCCGGGAGCATCTCACGGGCGGCTGACATACTCTGCGTGACCCAACCGGCTGTTTCCCGACGCATCAAGTTCATGGAGGATCAGTACGGGTTTCCCCTGCTCGATCGCACCGCCCAACACCTGAAACTGACCGAGGCCGGGCAGATTGTCCTGGAAAAAGCGGAAAAACTCCTGGAGATCGAATCGGAACTGCTGGTCGGCCTTCGCTCGCTCTCAAAAAAGATTCATATCTCCTTCTGCTGCTCGCCGGCGTTCGGCATCGCCCATCTCCCCTGCATTCTCAAGGAGTTCATGCTGGATCACGCAGAAACTGCAGAGCTGCAGTTTATCTTCAGCAAGCCGGAGGAAATTGTCCAGGGGACGCAGGAAGGCCTCTTCGATCTGGCGTTGATCGAGCATTGCAACGCCATTGACCTGACGGAATTCTGCACCTATCCGTTGCCGGGCGATGCCATGGTCTTTGCCAGCGCGCCAGCGCTCGGCCTTCCGACCCCTGAACTGGCTCTTGACGACCTGCTCGACGTACCACTGTTTGTCCGCAAGGAAGGGTGCTGTTCGCGGATTCTCATGGAGGAAAACCTGCGCAGGATCGGCAGGGAGTTGCGTGAATTCAAAAAGGTCATCGTCTATGACGATCTCCATGTCATCATCAGGTCCGTCCTCGACGGCGACGGCATCGCCTTTATCCCTCAAGACCTGTTCATCGACCATCTGCAGAAGGGACTGCTCCACCAGCACACCTTGCCCGGATTCGTACATCACCGCAACCGGACCCTGCTGATGCGCGACAAGCGCCCGGAAACCACCAAACCGCTCAGAGAGTTTATTGACACCATTTTCCGCCACTTCGATCTGGACTCACCACTCTGACCCACCCGCAGATAATCACCCGGCAAAAAAATCCCGCTTGACATTGTTTCTTGCCTATATGATTGTATAGTCATATAAACAAGGAGCAGCGAATGAACAATCCTACCGAATACCAGGCCGATATCCTGAAGGCCCTTGGACAGGCGACCCGTCTGAAGATCGTCGAGTTCCTGCGCGAGGGAGAGCGTTGCGTCTGCGAGATCTTCCCCGCCATCGGCGAGGAGCAGTCCAATACCTCCCGCCACCTGAACACGCTGCAGGCCAGCGGCATCCTCTCCCGGCGCAAGGATGGGCTGAAGATCTACTACGCCATCAAGCACCCGGAAGTATTGGTCATCGTGGACCTGGCCAGACAGATCATGGTCCAGGAGATCACCGGCAAAAACCTGCTGCTGCAAGCAGTCTGAGATACCATCCTATGCTGAAACAGTTCGCCGACTACCTCGTTTTCGACCTCATGGGGCTCCAACCCGGCTCCGGGGCCGGTGAAGCGGCAGATTTCTTTATCTACGACACCGTCAAGATCTTCCTCCTTCTCGCCACCATCATCTACGTGGTCGCCATCATCCGTTCCTGGTTCCCGCCGGAGCGGACCAAGCGGATCCTCTCCCACAACCGCGAATACGTCGGCAACGTCATGGCGGCGCTGCTCGGGATCGTCACCCCCTTCTGCTCCTGCTCGGCAGTGCCGCTCTTCATCGGCTTCGTGGAGTCGGGGGTGCCGCTGGGCGTGACCTTTTCCTTTCTGATCTCGTCCCCCATGGTCAACGAGGTGGCGCTGATCATGCTCTGGGGGATGTTCGGCTGGCGGATCGCCCTGATCTACATCGCTACCGGACTGCTGGTGGCCATTGTAGCCGGCATGGTCATCGGCCGGTTGAAGATGGAGCGTTATGTCCAGGATTACGTCTGGGAGATGCAGGTCGGAAACGGTGAGATTGTGGAACAGGCGTGGCCGGAGCGGTTTGCCTATGCCCGCGAATATACCACGAGCCTCCTGAAAAAGATCTGGCCCTACGTGGTGGCCGGGGTCGGGGTCGGCGCCTTCATCCATGGCTATGTGCCGCAGGATTTCCTTGCCCGCTGGGCCGGCCGCGACAACCCGTTTGCCGTCCCGGTTGCGGTGGCCCTCGGTGTGCCGCTCTACAGCAACGCCGCCGGGGTGATCCCGATCGTCCAGGCGCTCACCGCCAAGGGGATGGCCATCGGCACGGTGCTGGCTTTCATGATGGCGGTCACGGCCCTGTCGCTGCCGGAGGCGGTCATCCTCAGCAACGTGCTGAAGAAACCGCTGCTGGCGACCTTCTTCGGCATCGTGGCCACGGCGATCGTCATCGTCGGCTATCTGTTCAATGCCATTCTATAATGGAGAGGCTCAAGGAGTAACGATGGAGCGAAACCCCTTTTTCAACCGCGTGCTGATCTCGCTGGTCACGGCCTTCAGTTTCGTGGCCATGTCCCTATCGGGCATCGCCGCCTTCATCGTCCCCCAGGGGAAGGTCGCCTACTGGACCAACTGGACGTTTCTCGGCCTCTCCAAGACCCAGTGGGGCAACATCCACATCACCACCAGTGTCTTGTTCCTGGTCGCCGGCATCTGGCATACCTGCTATAACTGGACGCCGCTCATGCAGTATCTGCGCGGCATTCCCGGCCGGATGGCGGCTGGCTGGCGCGATCTGGCCATTTCCATCCTGATCACCCTCTTCTTCACCATCGGCGCCGTCACCAGGACCCCGCCGCTCAACTACGTCCTCGATTTCAACAGCTGGATCAAGGACGCCTGGGTGCGGACCCCTGCCGACGACCCGCCGTTCGGCCACGCCGAGCTGCTGTCGCTCAAGGGGTTCTGCAAGAAGATGTACATCGACCCGGATGAGGCGCTGCGGGAGCTGCAACGTGCCGGTTTGCACGTTGTCGACGAAAATGTCACCCTGGAGCGGATAGCCAGTGCAAACGGCGTTACCCCGGCCAAGGTTTACCAGGTGATCAGGAAGCTGGAACGGCCGGATTCATCGGTTTTGTTACCCGCTGCCGTGCCTTTGCCTGCGGCAACCAAGCCTGCTACCCCCGAATCGCCCCGTAAGAAAGCGACGGTAACGCCCGGCAAGCCAAGTGGCGCAGCAAAAGCGGACACCATGGTCCCCCGTTACACCAACGACCTGGTGGTCGAACGGTTCGAGGGGAAAGGGATCGGCAGGAAGACCCTGGAGGCGATCTGCCTGGAGCTCAACCTGGACCCTGCCAGAATCAAGCAGAAACTGGCGGCTCAACAGATGGCCGTCAAGGATGACGAAACCCTCAAGGACGCGGCAAGCCGTCTGGGCGTGGTCCCGATCGAACTGCTCAAGGCCATGGTGGTTGGCGAACCGATAACCTCGGCAGAGTAAGGAGGAGAACCTGCATGGACCGCAAATATCTGGAACTGATCGGCATGGCCGCAGCCATCGGCACCGAGTGCGGAGATTGACTGGAGTGGCATGCCACGGCCGCCCGTGAGGCGGGTGCCACTGCAAGAGAGCTGAGAGCAGCCATCAGAATGGCCCTCAAGGTTCGTCAAACAGTAATCGACACTCACGACAGATTCACCGTTTCTGTCAGGGAACGACTGGAGAGCCTGGCGGAACAGACAAAGGGAAAAGGGGAGAATCATGGCGGGTAAAAAAGGTTTCATCCTGTGTGTTTGCCAGGGCACGTGCCCAAGTTTTTCCAAGATGGATATCTTCGGAGTATTGT of Geobacter sp. contains these proteins:
- a CDS encoding LysR family transcriptional regulator produces the protein MESLYLKTFLEVVRAGSISRAADILCVTQPAVSRRIKFMEDQYGFPLLDRTAQHLKLTEAGQIVLEKAEKLLEIESELLVGLRSLSKKIHISFCCSPAFGIAHLPCILKEFMLDHAETAELQFIFSKPEEIVQGTQEGLFDLALIEHCNAIDLTEFCTYPLPGDAMVFASAPALGLPTPELALDDLLDVPLFVRKEGCCSRILMEENLRRIGRELREFKKVIVYDDLHVIIRSVLDGDGIAFIPQDLFIDHLQKGLLHQHTLPGFVHHRNRTLLMRDKRPETTKPLREFIDTIFRHFDLDSPL
- a CDS encoding metalloregulator ArsR/SmtB family transcription factor, which produces MNNPTEYQADILKALGQATRLKIVEFLREGERCVCEIFPAIGEEQSNTSRHLNTLQASGILSRRKDGLKIYYAIKHPEVLVIVDLARQIMVQEITGKNLLLQAV
- a CDS encoding permease; amino-acid sequence: MLKQFADYLVFDLMGLQPGSGAGEAADFFIYDTVKIFLLLATIIYVVAIIRSWFPPERTKRILSHNREYVGNVMAALLGIVTPFCSCSAVPLFIGFVESGVPLGVTFSFLISSPMVNEVALIMLWGMFGWRIALIYIATGLLVAIVAGMVIGRLKMERYVQDYVWEMQVGNGEIVEQAWPERFAYAREYTTSLLKKIWPYVVAGVGVGAFIHGYVPQDFLARWAGRDNPFAVPVAVALGVPLYSNAAGVIPIVQALTAKGMAIGTVLAFMMAVTALSLPEAVILSNVLKKPLLATFFGIVATAIVIVGYLFNAIL
- a CDS encoding DUF4405 domain-containing protein, translating into MPFYNGEAQGVTMERNPFFNRVLISLVTAFSFVAMSLSGIAAFIVPQGKVAYWTNWTFLGLSKTQWGNIHITTSVLFLVAGIWHTCYNWTPLMQYLRGIPGRMAAGWRDLAISILITLFFTIGAVTRTPPLNYVLDFNSWIKDAWVRTPADDPPFGHAELLSLKGFCKKMYIDPDEALRELQRAGLHVVDENVTLERIASANGVTPAKVYQVIRKLERPDSSVLLPAAVPLPAATKPATPESPRKKATVTPGKPSGAAKADTMVPRYTNDLVVERFEGKGIGRKTLEAICLELNLDPARIKQKLAAQQMAVKDDETLKDAASRLGVVPIELLKAMVVGEPITSAE